One Babylonia areolata isolate BAREFJ2019XMU chromosome 20, ASM4173473v1, whole genome shotgun sequence DNA segment encodes these proteins:
- the LOC143295084 gene encoding uncharacterized protein LOC143295084, translating into MADYTPPKDTDPDPTVGKSPPPAYSEVVSQAPNPQGGPPPMAYPPAPPPDQGYPQPPYNQPYMQGYHYPPGQAPPEAGKNQDRVAAPYPPGQYPPPGQYPPPGAYPPGQYPPGQYPPGQYPPGPPIYTQGQAYPPGTYPAGPSTQMAYGHPSTAVVVTQPSGATVLVAQSPPPDNMILSWLACLFCFCPIGFFAVIYSWQAKCAIETNDFQAAANYGSKAKRLAIISIIIGIIVFVTFIIGRLIVYTSYPTASY; encoded by the exons ATGGCAGATTATACCCCACCGAAAG ACACTGACCCTGACCCCACTGTGGGCAAGTCTCCACCCCCGGCCTATTCTGAGGTGGTCAGCCAGGCCCCCAACCCACAGGGGGGTCCCCCTCCTATGGCGtacccccctgccccacctccaGACCAAGGctacccccagcccccttacAATCAGCCCTACATGCAG GGTTACCACTACCCCCCAGGTCAGGCCCCCCCTGAAGCAGGCAAGAACCAGGACAGGGTGGCTGCCCCCTACCCACCAGGACAATACCCACCTCCCGGTCAGTACCCGCCCCCTGGAGCCTATCCCCCTGGACAGTACCCCCCTGGACAGTACCCACCCGGACAGTACCCCCCAGGGCCACCCATCTACACCCAGGGGCAGGCGTATCCTCCAGGGACGTACCCAGCTGGCCCCAGCACCCAGATGGCTTACGGTCATCCCTCCACAGCTGTTGTG GTGACCCAGCCCAGTGGAGCCACAGTACTGGTGGCCCAGTCCCCCCCTCCAGACAACATGATCCTGTCCTGGCTGGCATGCCTCTTCTGTTTCTGCCCCATTGGATTCTTTGCCGTCATTTATTCCTGGCAG GCCAAATGTGCCATCGAGACCAATGACTTCCAGGCGGCCGCCAACTATGGCAGCAAAGCGAAACGACTggccatcatctccatcatcattggCATCATCGTGTTCGTCACCTTCATCATCGGGCGACTTATCGTCTACACGTCTTACCCCACCGCCTCTTACTAG